A region from the Cannabis sativa cultivar Pink pepper isolate KNU-18-1 chromosome 9, ASM2916894v1, whole genome shotgun sequence genome encodes:
- the LOC133030835 gene encoding RING-H2 finger protein ATL2: MSFPTHHLPLPPPFPSEFTDTPKPIMTSNDNLFMGDPTNFTTPNDKNYALSGKIMLSAIVILFFVVILMVCLHLYARWYLLRARRRNQRRNRNRRNHLVFHMDTTTSATAAATRGLDPAVLNSLPIFVFSSKTQPDSDPNTAMECAVCLSEFEENEMGRRLPKCNHNFHTECIDMWFHSHSTCPLCRSPVEPGPNPELEILTEVCVAEPARIESGHGSSSGLCSECDRTSSSSSSAMGSSSFGARRKPFELVGVSIEVPRRNESFGRIEEESSYTSPSGQTSSFRSPMSRMLSFKRILSRDKRGSGMMSPSGSGTPTGYSAVNELDIERGKDVTH; the protein is encoded by the coding sequence AACGATAACCTCTTCATGGGTGACCCCACAAACTTCACTACTCCAAACGACAAGAATTACGCTCTCAGTGGTAAGATTATGCTTAGCGCCATAGTCATCTTGTTCTTCGTTGTAATTCTCATGGTATGTCTTCATCTCTACGCACGTTGGTACCTCCTCCGTGCCCGCCGTCGTAACCAGCGCCGGAATCGGAACCGCCGTAATCACCTAGTATTTCACATGGACACAACTACCTCAGCCACTGCCGCCGCCACGCGTGGGTTAGACCCGGCTGTTCTTAATTCGCTTCCTATTTTTGTCTTCTCATCCAAAACCCAACCCGATTCGGATCCCAACACCGCCATGGAATGTGCCGTGTGCTTGTCTGAATTCGAAGAGAACGAAATGGGTCGCCGGTTACCCAAATGCAACCACAACTTCCACACCGAATGCATCGACATGTGGTTCCACTCCCACTCCACCTGTCCCCTCTGCAGATCTCCAGTTGAACCGGGTCCGAACCCGGAGCTTGAGATCCTGACCGAAGTATGCGTTGCTGAACCGGCCCGAATCGAATCGGGTCACGGAAGCAGTTCCGGGTTATGCTCGGAATGCGACCGtacgtcttcttcttcttcttctgcgaTGGGTTCATCGTCGTTTGGGGCTCGGAGAAAGCCGTTTGAGCTTGTGGGTGTGTCTATTGAAGTTCCGAGAAGGAACGAGAGCTTTGGGAGAATAGAAGAGGAATCTAGTTATACCTCGCCGTCGGGTCAAACGTCGTCGTTTAGGTCTCCGATGAGTCGGATGTTATCGTTTAAGAGGATTCTCAGTAGAGATAAAAGAGGAAGTGGGATGATGTCTCCGTCGGGGAGTGGTACTCCGACCGGTTACAGCGCCGTGAACGAGTTGGATATTGAGCGAGGCAAGGATGTGACTCACTGA